The DNA segment CGCGCTCGCCCTGTCCCGCGCCCTGTTCGCCGCCCGCGACCGCCTGGCCGCACAGTCGGCGCTGCACGCCCGCGCCCGGGCGGCCGGTGCGAACCCGGACCGGGCCGCCGGGCTCGACCGGCTCGGCGAACCGCGCCTCGCGGCCGACGCCCAGGCCGTGGCCCGCGCCCGGCCGGACACCGGACCGGCCGCCGTGCGCGCCGCCGCCCGCACGGTCCTGGAGGAGGCGGGGGCCGCGAGCCCGCCGCTCGCCCTGGACTACGTGGCCCTGGTGGACCCGGCCGACTTCACCGAGATCCCCGACGACCGGACGTCCGGCGAGGCGATCCTGGCCGTCGCGGGCCGGGTCGGCGCCACCCGGCTGATCGACAACATCCCCCTCACCTTCGGAGCGACATCGTGACCGGAATACGGCTGACCGCCCCCGCACCCGGCTGGTCCATCGACGCCGATGTCGTGGTCGTCGGCTCCGGCGTCGCCGGACTCACCACCGCCCTGCGGTGCGCGGCCGAGGGCCTCGCCACGGTCGTGGTGACCAAGGCCCGGCTGGACGCCGGTTCCACCCGCTGGGCGCAGGGCGGCATCGCCGCGGCCCTCGGCGAGGGCGACACCCCCGAACAGCACCTGGACGACACCCTGGTCGCCGGCGCCGGACTCTGCGACGAGGCCGCCGTGCGGACCCTGGTCACCGAGGGCCCCGGCGCGGTCCGCCGCCTCATGGAGACCGGCGCCCGCTTCGACACCGCCGAGGACGGCTCCGTACAGCTGACCCGCGAGGGCGGCCACCACCGCCGCCGCATCATCCACGCGGGCGGCGACGCGACCGGCGCCGAGGTCTCCCGCGCCCTGGTCGACGCGGTCCGCGCGGCCGCCCTGCACACCGTCGAGAACGCCCTGGTCCTCGACCTGCTCACCGACGCCGACGGCCGCACCGCCGGAGTCACCCTGCACGTCATGGGCGAGGGCCAGCACGACGGCGTCGGCGCGGTCCGCGCCCCGGCCGTGGTCCTGGCCACCGGCGGCATGGGCCAGGTCTTCTCCGCCACCACCAACCCCTCCGTCTCCACCGGGGACGGCGTGGCGCTGGCGCTGCGGGCCGGCGCGGAGGTCTCGGACCTGGAGTTCGTCCAGTTCCACCCGACCGTCCTCTTCCTCGGCGCCGGCTCCGAGGGCCAGCAGCCGCTGGTCTCCGAAGCGGTCCGGGGCGAGGGCGCCCACCTCGTGGACGCCTCCGGTACGCGCTTCATGCTCGGGCAGCACGAACTGGCCGAGCTGGCCCCGCGCGACATCGTCGCCAAGGGCATCACCCGCCGGATGCTGGAGACCGGCGCCGAGCACATGTACCTGGACGCCCGGCACTTCGGCGCCGAGATGTGGGAGCACCGCTTCCCGACCATCCTGGCCGCCTGCCGGGCCCACGGCATCGACCCCGTCACCGAACCGGTCCCGGTCGCCCCCGCCGCGCACTACGCCTCCGGCGGCGTCCGCACCGACCTGCGCGGCCGTACGACCGTGCCCGGCCTCTACGCGTGCGGCGAGACCGCGTGCACCGGAGTCCAGGGCGCCAACCGGCTCGCGTCCAACTCGCTGCTCGAAGGACTCGTCTTCGCCGAGCGCATCGCGGCCGACGTCGTCGCCTCCCGGCCGCGCGCCGGTGAGCCCGTCGAGGAGACCAGGACGCCCGCCCCGCTGCTGGCCCCCGAGACCCGGGTCGCGATCCAGCGCGCCATGTCGCGGGGCGCCGGAGTGCTGCGCTCCGGCGAGAGCCTGGCCGCCGCCGCCGAGAAGCTGGAGGAGCTGCACCAAGGCGCCCGCCCGGCCGGGGCCGGTGAGGCCAAGCCCGCCGTGCCCGGCGTCGAGGCATGGGAGGCCACCAACCTGCTGCTGGTCTCCCGCGTCCTGGTCGCCGCCGCCCGGCTGCGCGAGGAGACCCGGGGCTGCCACTGGCGCGAGGACCGGCCCGAGCGCGACGACGCGAACTGGCGCCGCCACCTCGTCGTACGGCTCGACCCGGAGGGCGGCCTCGTGATCGACCGCACGGACACCGAGGCGTTCGGGCCCGTGGACGCCTCCGGGACGGCGGACCGCGCCGCGACCAGCACCACCCACCCCACACCCGAGGAGCCGTAACCGTGAGCACGCCCGAAGAGAATCCGCGCCCCACCCCCGTGGACGTACCGCTGATCCGGGTCGGCGCGCCGGCGGCCGCCCCGGACGGCTGCGGCGACGGCTGCGGCTGCGGCGGCGAGGAGTACGAGGAGTGCGGGCTCGACCCCGCCCTCGCCCAGCTCCTCCTGGACGCCGGTCTGGACCCGGTCCAGGTCGAGGACGTGGCGCACCTGGCCATCGCGGAGGACCTGGACGGCGGGGTGGACGTCACCACCGTCGCCACCATCGCCGAGGACGCCATGGCCACCGGCGACTTCACCGCCCGCGAGGCCGGGGTGGTGGCCGGGCTGCGGATCGCCGAGGCGGTCCTGTCCATCGTCTGCACCTCCGAGTTCGAGGTCGAGCGGCACGTCGAGGACGGCGACCGGGTCGTCCCCGGCCAGAAGCTGCTCACCGTCACCACCCGCACCCGCGACCTCCTCACCGGCGAGCGCAGCGCCCTGAACCTGCTGTGCCGGCTCTCCGGGATCGCCACCGCCACCCGCGCCTGGGCCGATGTGCTGGAGGGCACCGGCGCGAAGGTCCGCGACACCCGCAAGACCACGCCCGGCCTGCGCGCCCTGGAGAAGTACGCGGTGCGCTGCGGCGGCGGCGTCAACCACCGGTTCTCGCTGTCCGACGCCGCGCTCGTCAAGGACAACCACGTCATCGCCGCGGGCGGGGTCGCCGCCGCGTTCAAGCGGGTCCGGGAGGAGTTTCCGGAGCTGCCCGTCGAGGTCGAGGTGGACACCCCGGAGCAGCTCGCCGAGGTGCTGGAGGCGGGCGCCGACCTGATCCTGCTGGACAACTTCACCCCGGCGCAGACCGCCGACGCGGTCGCCCTGACCGCCGGGCGGGCCGTCCTGGAGTCCTCGGGCCGGCTCTCCCTGGACTCGGCCCGCGCCTACGCGGAGGCCGGGGTCGACTACCTGGCCGTCGGCGCGCTGACCCACTCCTCGCCGATCCTCGACATCGGCCTGGACTTCCGCGACGCCGACGGGGCCGACGCCTGATGCTGCTCACCATCGACGTCGGCAACACCCACACCGTCCTCGGCCTCTTCGACGGCGAGGAGATCGTCGAGCACTGGCGGATCTCCACCGACCCGCGCCGCACCGCCGACGAGCTGGCCGTGCTGCTCCAGGGGCTGATGGGCATGCACCCGCTGCTCGGCATGGAGCTGGGCGACGGCATCGAGGGCATCGCGATCTGCTCCACCGTCCCGGCCGTGCTGCACGAGCTGCGCGAGGTGACCCGCCGCTACTACGGCGACGTCCCGGCCGTGCTCGTGGAGCCCGGCATCAAGACCGGGGTGCCGATCCTGATGGACAACCCGAAGGAGGTCGGCGCGGACCGCATCATCAACGCGGTCGCCGCCGTCGACCTGTACGGCGGCCCGGCGATCGTCGTGGACTTCGGCACGGCCACCACCTTCGACGCGGTCTCGGCGCGCGGCGAGTACACCGGCGGGGTCATCGCGCCCGGCATCGAGATCTCCGTGGACGCGCTGGGCGTACGGGGCGCGCAGCTCCGCAAGATCGAGCTGGCCCGGCCGCGCAGCGTCATCGGCAAGAACACCGTCGAGGCCATGCAGTCCGGCATCATCTACGGCTTCGCCGGCCAGGTGGACGGGGTCGTGGAGCGGATGCGCAAGGAGCTGGCGGCCGACCCGGACGACGTCACCGTCATCGCGACCGGCGGCCTTGCTCCGATGGTGTTGAACGAGTCCTCCGTGATCGACGAGCACGAGCCCTGGCTGACCCTCATCGGACTGCGCCTGGTGTACGAACGCAACGTGTCGCGGCTGTAGCGGCGGCCCCGGGAAACCCCGGCACAGAGCCTTCGGACGGCGGTTCCGCGCGCGCCCGCGCCCCGGAACCGCCGCGCCCGGCGACGGCCAGTTAAGAGGATTTTGTCCCTTTAGCACGTATTGTCGCTTCATGCCCACGCCCTACGGATCACGCGGCGGTATGGCGTTCAGCGCGGACGAGCTGCGAGTGCTCCGACGCGCCCTCGCCTTCGCCCTGCACCCCGCGCCCCTGCCCGACGAGGATGTCCAGG comes from the Streptomyces sp. NBC_00525 genome and includes:
- the nadC gene encoding carboxylating nicotinate-nucleotide diphosphorylase gives rise to the protein MSTPEENPRPTPVDVPLIRVGAPAAAPDGCGDGCGCGGEEYEECGLDPALAQLLLDAGLDPVQVEDVAHLAIAEDLDGGVDVTTVATIAEDAMATGDFTAREAGVVAGLRIAEAVLSIVCTSEFEVERHVEDGDRVVPGQKLLTVTTRTRDLLTGERSALNLLCRLSGIATATRAWADVLEGTGAKVRDTRKTTPGLRALEKYAVRCGGGVNHRFSLSDAALVKDNHVIAAGGVAAAFKRVREEFPELPVEVEVDTPEQLAEVLEAGADLILLDNFTPAQTADAVALTAGRAVLESSGRLSLDSARAYAEAGVDYLAVGALTHSSPILDIGLDFRDADGADA
- a CDS encoding L-aspartate oxidase: MTGIRLTAPAPGWSIDADVVVVGSGVAGLTTALRCAAEGLATVVVTKARLDAGSTRWAQGGIAAALGEGDTPEQHLDDTLVAGAGLCDEAAVRTLVTEGPGAVRRLMETGARFDTAEDGSVQLTREGGHHRRRIIHAGGDATGAEVSRALVDAVRAAALHTVENALVLDLLTDADGRTAGVTLHVMGEGQHDGVGAVRAPAVVLATGGMGQVFSATTNPSVSTGDGVALALRAGAEVSDLEFVQFHPTVLFLGAGSEGQQPLVSEAVRGEGAHLVDASGTRFMLGQHELAELAPRDIVAKGITRRMLETGAEHMYLDARHFGAEMWEHRFPTILAACRAHGIDPVTEPVPVAPAAHYASGGVRTDLRGRTTVPGLYACGETACTGVQGANRLASNSLLEGLVFAERIAADVVASRPRAGEPVEETRTPAPLLAPETRVAIQRAMSRGAGVLRSGESLAAAAEKLEELHQGARPAGAGEAKPAVPGVEAWEATNLLLVSRVLVAAARLREETRGCHWREDRPERDDANWRRHLVVRLDPEGGLVIDRTDTEAFGPVDASGTADRAATSTTHPTPEEP
- a CDS encoding type III pantothenate kinase, with protein sequence MLLTIDVGNTHTVLGLFDGEEIVEHWRISTDPRRTADELAVLLQGLMGMHPLLGMELGDGIEGIAICSTVPAVLHELREVTRRYYGDVPAVLVEPGIKTGVPILMDNPKEVGADRIINAVAAVDLYGGPAIVVDFGTATTFDAVSARGEYTGGVIAPGIEISVDALGVRGAQLRKIELARPRSVIGKNTVEAMQSGIIYGFAGQVDGVVERMRKELAADPDDVTVIATGGLAPMVLNESSVIDEHEPWLTLIGLRLVYERNVSRL